A genomic segment from Bryobacteraceae bacterium encodes:
- a CDS encoding TlpA disulfide reductase family protein encodes MTRRHFRTALIVAAAVAGMSCSTETMVRAAVKPEKDRKVAPAFTLKDSMGRAVSLADYKGKVVLLNFWATWCGPCKLEIPWFMEFEQKYKDKGFAVLGVSLDEDGWDVVKPYIDRTKINYRILLGDDITAQLYGGVDSLPTSFVLDKNGKIAAVHVGLVSKSSYQKDLDALLGTATKSANATGSADAAGSE; translated from the coding sequence GTGACTCGTCGACATTTCCGCACCGCGCTGATTGTGGCCGCCGCAGTCGCAGGCATGTCCTGCTCGACCGAGACAATGGTCCGCGCCGCGGTCAAACCGGAGAAGGACCGCAAGGTCGCCCCGGCGTTTACGCTGAAGGACTCGATGGGCCGCGCCGTCAGCCTCGCCGACTACAAAGGCAAGGTCGTCCTGCTCAACTTCTGGGCTACCTGGTGCGGGCCCTGCAAGCTTGAGATTCCCTGGTTCATGGAGTTCGAGCAGAAGTATAAGGACAAGGGATTCGCCGTGCTCGGCGTTTCTCTCGACGAGGATGGCTGGGACGTCGTGAAGCCGTACATCGACCGCACGAAGATCAACTACCGGATCCTCCTCGGCGACGACATCACCGCCCAGTTGTACGGCGGCGTGGATTCCCTGCCGACGTCTTTCGTCCTCGACAAGAACGGCAAGATCGCCGCCGTCCACGTCGGCTTGGTCAGCAAGAGTTCGTATCAAAAGGATCTCGATGCACTGTTGGGCACCGCTACGAAGAGCGCTAACGCTACTGGCTCCGCTGACGCTGCTGGCTCAGAGTAG
- a CDS encoding protein-disulfide reductase DsbD family protein — MHCWAPLRRALTLLAPLTLLAQSSAIINPLPASRLVIEAGKTGAAKISFRLTPGYHTNTNTPSDEYLIPMKLTWDAAPLVVEGVDYPKGSMEKYAFSEKPLSVYSGNFDLTTRFKAPANAAKGPHTVKGKLRFQACSTTMCFPPKTVAVELPVQIH; from the coding sequence ATGCACTGTTGGGCACCGCTACGAAGAGCGCTAACGCTACTGGCTCCGCTGACGCTGCTGGCTCAGAGTAGCGCTATCATCAACCCGCTTCCGGCCAGCCGCCTTGTGATTGAGGCCGGCAAGACTGGCGCGGCGAAGATCAGCTTCCGGCTCACGCCCGGCTACCACACCAACACGAATACTCCAAGCGACGAGTACCTGATCCCTATGAAGCTCACCTGGGACGCCGCGCCGCTGGTGGTGGAAGGCGTCGATTATCCCAAGGGCTCGATGGAAAAGTACGCGTTCTCCGAAAAGCCGCTCTCGGTCTATTCCGGAAACTTCGATCTCACCACGCGCTTCAAGGCGCCCGCCAACGCCGCCAAGGGTCCGCACACGGTGAAGGGCAAGCTCCGGTTTCAAGCCTGCAGCACCACGATGTGCTTCCCGCCGAAAACGGTCGCGGTCGAACTCCCCGTCCAGATTCACTGA
- a CDS encoding glycosyltransferase family 9 protein, which yields MRRLLIRPGAIGDCIVSLPALEHLRAGYTEVWAPSANLPLIRFADHTRAIAATGVDLLELGQAPPGLLHTLASFDDIVSWYGSNRPEFRDAVAGLPFRFFPALPDGSTRASDFYLRQVGAPAGIAPAIPVAPRARAFLAIHPYSGSRAKNWPHFDRLAQTLPAGIPVEFCAHGEHSHRFHDLYELAGWLAGARLYIGNDSGITHLAAAVGAPAIALFGPTDPAVWAPPGARVVHRRELTTLSVEEVAAAVLESW from the coding sequence GTGCGCCGGTTGCTGATCCGCCCCGGTGCAATCGGGGACTGCATCGTCTCTCTCCCAGCCCTGGAACATCTGCGCGCCGGCTACACCGAAGTTTGGGCGCCTTCCGCCAACCTGCCTCTCATCCGCTTCGCCGATCACACGCGCGCCATCGCGGCCACCGGGGTTGATCTGCTCGAGCTCGGCCAGGCGCCGCCCGGCCTGCTCCACACGCTTGCCTCCTTTGACGACATCGTCTCCTGGTATGGCTCCAACCGGCCCGAGTTCCGGGACGCCGTCGCCGGTCTTCCCTTTCGATTCTTCCCCGCGCTCCCCGACGGATCCACCCGCGCGTCGGACTTCTACCTTCGCCAGGTGGGAGCGCCGGCCGGCATCGCACCCGCGATTCCCGTTGCCCCCCGCGCCCGCGCCTTCCTCGCCATCCATCCCTACTCGGGCAGCCGCGCCAAAAACTGGCCGCACTTCGACCGGTTGGCGCAAACGCTGCCGGCCGGCATCCCCGTAGAGTTTTGCGCGCACGGCGAACACTCCCATCGCTTTCACGATCTCTACGAACTCGCCGGCTGGCTCGCCGGAGCACGCCTCTACATCGGGAACGACTCCGGCATCACTCACCTTGCCGCCGCCGTCGGCGCCCCCGCCATCGCCCTGTTTGGACCCACCGATCCAGCCGTCTGGGCGCCACCCGGAGCGCGCGTCGTCCACCGCCGCGAACTCACCACGCTTTCCGTGGAAGAGGTCGCCGCGGCTGTGTTAGAGTCCTGGTGA
- a CDS encoding SMP-30/gluconolactonase/LRE family protein, producing the protein MRTLILLLLATISFAGEIVTIAGTGEKGYSGDGGPGASAQVNNPYGLVIGPGGALYFCDIDNHVIRRLDMKTRIITTVAGNATKGYSGDGGPARQASLNQPYEIRFDKAGNMYWVEMPNHVVRRVDRKTGIITTIAGTGQPGFSGDGGPGAKAQMRQPHSIVFDPQGRLLICDIGNHRVRRLDMKTGTIETWLGTGEKQPTPDGAPLAGTPVYGPRAIDLDPQGNLYLALREGNKVYKVDAKAGKFVHIAGSGEKGYDATPGPAKTAALNGPKGIAWSPDGGVYIADTESHTVRRIDLKSGAIKTVAGAGQRGNGADGDPLQCKMSRPHGVFVDRKGVLYIGDSESHRVRMIAKP; encoded by the coding sequence ATGCGCACGCTCATCCTCCTTCTCCTCGCCACCATCAGCTTCGCCGGCGAAATCGTCACCATCGCCGGAACCGGCGAGAAAGGCTACTCGGGCGATGGCGGGCCGGGCGCGAGCGCGCAGGTGAACAACCCGTACGGACTCGTGATCGGCCCCGGCGGCGCTCTCTATTTCTGCGACATCGACAACCACGTCATCCGCCGGCTCGACATGAAGACCCGCATCATCACTACCGTCGCCGGCAACGCCACCAAAGGCTACTCGGGCGACGGCGGACCGGCGCGCCAGGCATCGCTCAACCAGCCCTACGAGATCCGCTTCGACAAGGCCGGCAACATGTACTGGGTGGAAATGCCAAACCATGTGGTCCGCCGCGTCGACAGGAAAACCGGCATCATCACCACCATTGCCGGCACCGGTCAACCCGGCTTCTCCGGCGACGGCGGTCCCGGAGCCAAGGCGCAAATGCGCCAGCCCCACAGCATTGTCTTCGATCCGCAAGGCCGCCTGCTCATCTGCGACATAGGCAACCACCGCGTCCGCCGCCTCGACATGAAAACCGGGACGATCGAAACCTGGCTCGGCACGGGCGAAAAGCAACCCACGCCCGACGGAGCCCCCCTTGCCGGCACGCCCGTCTACGGCCCCCGCGCCATTGACCTCGATCCCCAAGGCAACCTGTATCTCGCGCTCCGCGAAGGCAACAAGGTCTACAAGGTGGACGCCAAGGCGGGCAAGTTCGTCCACATCGCCGGCTCGGGCGAGAAAGGCTACGACGCAACACCCGGGCCCGCCAAGACAGCCGCGCTCAACGGACCGAAGGGGATCGCCTGGTCTCCCGACGGCGGCGTCTACATCGCCGACACCGAAAGCCACACTGTCCGCCGCATCGACCTCAAGAGCGGCGCCATCAAAACCGTCGCCGGCGCCGGCCAGCGCGGCAACGGCGCCGATGGCGACCCCCTACAATGCAAGATGAGCCGCCCGCACGGCGTTTTCGTGGACCGCAAGGGCGTGCTCTACATCGGCGACAGCGAATCGCACCGCGTCCGCATGATCGCCAAACCGTAG
- a CDS encoding KTSC domain-containing protein — translation MLSAAAYDQVEQILYLRFRDTGQVYRYFEFPAVNYQAFLVAESKGRFFRYNIRDHFRFERLAKLTAA, via the coding sequence ATGCTTTCCGCGGCTGCCTATGATCAGGTCGAGCAGATCCTGTATCTGCGATTCCGGGACACCGGGCAGGTCTACCGTTACTTCGAGTTCCCAGCCGTCAATTATCAGGCCTTTCTGGTGGCCGAATCGAAGGGCCGATTCTTCCGCTACAACATCCGCGACCACTTCCGTTTTGAGCGCTTGGCCAAGCTCACTGCCGCCTAA
- a CDS encoding glycosyltransferase, producing the protein MKVSILVPVYNERALAERSLQAVLNAPLPEGLEREVVVVDDCSTDGTGAILERLAARTPEIRLFRHEVNQGKGAAVRTAIQQANGDFCLIQDADLEYDPNDYPALLKPLLEGHADAVFGSRYMAGVQTRVLPFWHSQMNKGLTTLSNMFCNLDLTDMETCYKVFRTDLLKSIPIRSNRFGIEPEITMKCAKRKLRIYEVPISYHGRTYEEGKKIGWKDGLKALGAILYFWLVDDLYVQQYGFAHLNNLTGTPQYVNWLADLIRPHAGDAVLELSAGIGTLTGRLMGRRTRYVAGEDEPLLLHALRNRFLRTPNVEARELSPDADWGTGSGEFDTVVAVAVLEYAEDPAKVLRQAAKALEPGGKLVAVAARGPGLMGSVDRALGYQRRFTADDLRAMAAAAGLESVEVRSFNKISTPVWLVNSKVLGVGKINKLTLKIFDKTVWLWRRLDPVLPWPGLSLVMTAKRPG; encoded by the coding sequence ATGAAGGTTTCGATTCTGGTGCCGGTTTACAACGAACGGGCGCTCGCGGAACGCAGTCTACAGGCTGTGTTAAACGCTCCACTGCCGGAGGGCCTGGAGCGCGAAGTGGTTGTTGTGGACGATTGCTCCACTGACGGCACGGGCGCGATCCTGGAGCGGCTGGCGGCGAGGACGCCGGAGATCCGGCTTTTCCGGCACGAGGTGAACCAGGGCAAAGGCGCGGCCGTTCGGACGGCGATCCAGCAGGCGAATGGAGATTTCTGCCTCATCCAGGACGCAGATCTCGAGTATGATCCGAACGACTACCCTGCGCTGCTGAAGCCGCTGCTCGAAGGGCACGCCGACGCGGTGTTCGGGTCCCGGTACATGGCCGGGGTGCAGACGCGTGTGCTGCCTTTCTGGCACTCGCAGATGAACAAGGGTCTCACAACGTTGTCGAACATGTTCTGCAACCTGGATCTCACCGATATGGAGACCTGCTACAAGGTCTTCCGGACGGACCTGTTGAAGAGCATTCCGATTCGCAGCAACCGGTTCGGGATCGAGCCGGAGATCACGATGAAATGCGCGAAGCGGAAGCTGCGCATCTACGAAGTTCCGATTTCCTACCATGGCCGCACCTACGAGGAAGGGAAGAAGATCGGCTGGAAAGATGGGTTGAAGGCGCTGGGCGCGATTCTCTATTTCTGGCTGGTGGACGACCTTTACGTGCAACAGTACGGCTTCGCGCACCTGAACAATCTCACCGGAACGCCGCAATACGTGAACTGGCTGGCGGACCTGATCCGGCCGCACGCGGGCGACGCGGTGCTCGAGCTGTCGGCCGGAATCGGGACGCTAACGGGCCGGTTGATGGGGCGGCGCACGCGCTACGTCGCCGGCGAAGATGAACCGCTGTTGCTGCATGCGCTGCGAAACCGGTTTCTGCGGACGCCGAATGTCGAGGCGCGGGAACTGAGTCCCGATGCGGATTGGGGCACGGGCAGCGGCGAGTTCGATACGGTGGTGGCGGTGGCGGTGCTCGAGTATGCCGAGGATCCGGCGAAAGTGCTGCGGCAGGCGGCGAAGGCGCTAGAACCCGGCGGGAAGCTGGTGGCGGTGGCCGCGCGGGGTCCGGGATTAATGGGCTCGGTGGACCGGGCGCTCGGGTATCAGCGGCGGTTTACGGCGGACGACCTGCGGGCGATGGCGGCGGCGGCAGGGCTCGAGAGCGTCGAAGTGCGGAGCTTCAACAAGATCTCGACGCCTGTGTGGCTGGTGAACTCGAAGGTGCTTGGAGTCGGGAAGATCAACAAGCTTACGCTCAAGATTTTCGACAAGACGGTGTGGTTGTGGCGGCGGCTCGATCCGGTGCTGCCGTGGCCCGGGCTGTCGCTGGTGATGACGGCCAAGCGTCCGGGCTGA
- a CDS encoding Gfo/Idh/MocA family oxidoreductase produces the protein MNSQDNRREFTAKIAAGAATAFQIVKPQSVRGSQANSALSLGLIGCGGRGTYVTGIFQKNEFLKVTAYCDIYDDKMEAASKRYSGAKGTRDYHDILSSDVDAVYIATPAFLHPEHFEAAVNARKHIFMEKPAAVDVEGCHRVLRAARKADPKKRITVDFQQRYGKDYRKAYSIVKSGELGPLRMVRAAWIGGGPAIKSGHAASEEKIRNWFFYRENSGDILIEQDCHNIDVVNWFTGKHPVRVSGYGSRQIRTYGNIYDNLACTFQFDDGMVFSYSANQFRAPGFSDVSETFMCEKGAVNVSRKGYTVWREKGAPETVETKYDITMDAVNEFIEGARTGKIENAGFHAAESTLTAVMALESCVNGQEMTWGMVSRG, from the coding sequence ATGAACAGCCAGGACAACCGCCGCGAATTCACGGCCAAGATTGCCGCGGGAGCTGCTACGGCATTCCAGATTGTCAAACCTCAATCGGTCCGCGGATCGCAGGCCAACTCGGCGCTCTCGCTCGGGCTGATCGGCTGCGGCGGCCGCGGTACCTACGTCACCGGGATCTTCCAGAAGAACGAGTTCCTGAAGGTCACCGCCTACTGCGATATCTACGACGACAAGATGGAAGCCGCCTCCAAACGCTATTCCGGCGCCAAGGGAACCCGCGACTACCACGACATCCTTTCCTCCGACGTCGACGCCGTCTACATCGCCACCCCCGCCTTCCTTCACCCCGAGCATTTCGAAGCCGCCGTCAACGCCCGCAAGCACATTTTCATGGAGAAGCCCGCCGCCGTCGACGTGGAAGGCTGCCATCGCGTCCTCCGCGCCGCCCGCAAGGCCGACCCCAAGAAGCGCATCACGGTGGACTTCCAGCAGCGCTACGGCAAGGACTACCGCAAGGCGTACTCAATTGTGAAATCCGGCGAACTCGGCCCTCTCCGCATGGTGCGAGCGGCCTGGATCGGCGGCGGCCCGGCCATCAAGTCCGGCCACGCGGCATCCGAGGAAAAGATCCGCAATTGGTTCTTTTATCGCGAAAATTCCGGCGATATTCTCATCGAACAGGATTGCCACAACATTGATGTGGTCAATTGGTTCACCGGCAAGCACCCAGTCCGGGTGTCCGGCTACGGCAGCCGTCAGATCCGCACCTACGGCAACATCTACGACAACCTCGCCTGCACCTTCCAGTTCGACGATGGAATGGTCTTCTCCTACAGTGCCAACCAGTTCCGCGCGCCGGGATTCTCCGACGTTTCCGAGACCTTCATGTGCGAGAAAGGCGCCGTCAACGTGAGCCGCAAGGGTTACACCGTCTGGCGCGAGAAGGGCGCTCCGGAGACCGTCGAGACCAAGTACGACATCACCATGGACGCCGTCAACGAGTTCATCGAAGGCGCACGGACCGGGAAGATCGAGAACGCCGGTTTCCACGCCGCGGAATCCACGCTCACCGCCGTGATGGCCCTCGAAAGCTGCGTCAACGGCCAGGAGATGACCTGGGGGATGGTGTCGCGCGGGTAG
- a CDS encoding response regulator transcription factor, which translates to MKKILLVEDDTDLYSLLKYNLEKEGFSMVGTQTGRGAIELCKRERPDLILLDIMLPDSDGLDICKGIRAHADLAHIPVIFLTARASEADRIVGLELGANDYIVKPFFVRELVARIKIQFRPQPSAPKTLKVGGLELDRNSCRVWLNSQEIQLTATEFRLLEYLMSRPGVVFSREQLLDSVWGHDRAVTDRTVDVYILRLRQKVEQEPASPSFIRSVRGFGYSFNDAVAVPAMA; encoded by the coding sequence ATGAAGAAGATTCTGCTCGTGGAAGACGACACCGACCTCTATTCGCTTCTCAAGTACAATCTCGAGAAAGAGGGGTTCTCGATGGTCGGCACGCAAACCGGCCGGGGGGCTATTGAGCTGTGCAAGCGGGAGCGGCCTGACCTGATCCTTCTCGACATCATGCTGCCGGATTCCGATGGGCTGGATATCTGCAAGGGGATCCGCGCCCACGCCGATCTGGCGCACATTCCCGTGATCTTCCTGACGGCGCGGGCTTCGGAAGCCGACCGGATCGTGGGCCTGGAACTGGGCGCCAACGACTATATCGTGAAGCCATTCTTCGTGCGGGAACTGGTGGCGCGCATCAAGATCCAGTTCCGGCCGCAGCCCTCGGCGCCGAAAACGCTCAAAGTCGGCGGGCTGGAATTGGACCGCAATAGCTGCCGGGTATGGCTGAACAGCCAGGAAATCCAGTTGACGGCCACCGAGTTCCGGTTGCTCGAGTACCTGATGAGCCGCCCGGGCGTGGTGTTCAGCCGCGAGCAACTGCTCGATTCTGTGTGGGGGCATGACCGCGCTGTGACCGATCGCACGGTGGACGTCTACATCCTCCGGCTGCGCCAGAAAGTGGAGCAGGAACCCGCGAGCCCGAGCTTCATTCGATCGGTTCGCGGGTTCGGCTATAGTTTCAACGACGCGGTGGCGGTGCCGGCGATGGCGTGA